The region taattcaaatttgccaaaaatggaaacttcttgatcttaaacttacatcatgatacaagcttcaaatgaatttttgcccaacatgaaagttgaagatcttgttctcccatttccaaaaagtccaagaactctcaattcccatgtatggttggcaagatatgatcaattcattttcacaatttcatgaacttcaaaaggccatatctcatgaaccacttggccaattttggtggggttttttcctacaagctctatttgttcccctctttccaaaaatgcattcatcttCCACCAAAACCacaccatgcaaaatggcatttttggacttgacttcATTAATTTCAAGTATGTGCAAAAAGTGATTTTTTTGATTTAGAcattttcagcacatttggccatttgggactTGTTTATAATGTTGTTTGAAACTTGtccaaggcccaaactcggccagaaccTTACCCCTCCATGTGCACATGTTcaaaattagcaaaatggcaaaaCCACTTCATTTGAGTTAACCAAGCTTAGCACCTTCATTAACAAtgttaaacagcaaatataaggGACATTTTCTGTCATTCTAAACCTAGCAGCAGCCATAATACAAACAGAATTCTCTCATTCTCCAAAATCACCATTTTCATATCTTTGCATTTTCGCTCAAACCCTTCAAAGCACTCGAGCCACTCTTCCTTCATTCATCACCTAGCCATCATTTGGAGCTCTTTTGAAGCAGCAAACCCCAGCTGGAAGCTCcttttcatgttctgttttctCCATGGACCAACAATGGTGAAATTGGATTTGGACACTCCCAAGCCTTGCTGAGCTCGATTTCTTCAAGAATCCATCAATATCAAGCATAAGGAGGATCTGTTTGAGCCTGCATCATCCAAACAACCACTGTTTCTCGattttcttcacaaccaagtaaaGTTTGGAATCTCTCATTTCTCTAAATGTTGCCATGTTTTGTGTAGTTCTTGCCTTGCTGAGTATTGTGAACCTTGTATCATTCGAATTGGTTAACTATGCtgtgagaaatctggattttcaTTTTTGTGCTCAAACTTGTTATAGTCGATTTgctttgatgatgatgatttaatgAAAACCATGGCTAGATTATGACTGTGCTTGCTTCATTGGTTCGATTGGTATGCATATCCATGATTTCTGGGTGAATTAATCTTTTCATGTTTGAATGTTGAAGATGATTACTGCTGTTTTAAAACCCTAGAATCTGCCCAGAAATTTGCATGATTCGTGTTTGGTTTATTGTTGTTTGGATGTTGCATGAACATTGTTGTTCCATTGCCATGCTGCTTGTGCATTTCTGGATGAATTTcgcatgatgatgatgaaccatgaagatgaaatgctgttgctgttgcataaaccctaagggCATTGAACCCAGAACTTGATTGGTTGTTGTTTCAATTTTTCTGCTTGCTTACTGTTCCATTGAGAAtcaaccaatcacaacatttcgttgCCTGGCCTTAAACGATGCGTTTTGATAAATGATATGCATATTCACAAAATTGCCACTCGGTCAACCTTTGACTTGCTAAACCATGTTACTTTGTTCATGTTATTCCAAAGTCATTCCtcatcttccaaaaatcatatttcactcatttcaattccaaatttcatgaaaatttttgcatcatattcacatggatgtctactattttatcatgatttttattgattttttggatggctggatttttaatggtattaggtttcttgacatgtatgcacattttgtaccttttgccaattcttttgtgaaattgtgatgatgcATCCATTtgccctgaaattttttgtggttaatctacactcattcatgtttgttttgatgtggagtttttgaatttatcatgtttggttgttgagatatgaatttttgaagtagggtgtgacaatttgtgtcacaccattgatatgcaatttcatgatttttgatgacatgcttcctgacctccaattgatatgaaattttgcatgatccttctcttatatgtctagttgacttgtgatttttcttggaattaattgtggcatttccaaattgtttgagattttatcccctgtttgaccaaaatgttgacttgtgtgatacatcttgccatttcctttgtgaaattctcataccttattggatgatcatgaaagtttacatgtgcatactagacatcttaagctttgcattggtgttgatcccattcatttctcatctgttttcatttagttatgattttttgaagttaatacatgtttgtttgacttctttgtgcatacttgaaattgtcttgactttctgattttaattgactatcttcccatgatccaattgagttgaaatttgatatgcatgtcatgttatggattgtgattgaccatgatttatttgctgatttttggaattgattatgattgcttttgagctaagtcttgctgttgacttctatgagctctcatttgccatgctttgccttcctttgcttatgaaatcatgatgatgaatgatatgcatgtggtaccaattgagtttgcttcttgattgtttaaacttgattttggttgactatcccttgctgttttgactttctcatctcattttgaccctaggcttgtcctagtggtcctgttgcttatgtttgagctcattgtttcaggttaagcacaaatgcttcaaagaaactttttgcaagttgattaaaCTTGATTGTTTATTATGAGCTAAccattgttttgtaggtggcttgactcatatgatttgagtcttgtgctttgcacatttgctTATCTGTTTTGACTACTTCATGTTgctttaactgttgaactgtgtactgatttgtttgactatttcaggtaccattagttgcttaagttctttgaacttgctttgctttgctatttagcaatttgctttgaggtataattcctttttcttcatgtagtctggaagacctggcctgttatttggccaggcaactgtctgaagtcctccttaagaggcaatgcttgtgtgtgtttatatttgtcccaagcaggaaaagtccttcaaataaggcaattggtagatcaaagggataagcaacctatcccctactattctgtgagtcttctccttgctcccattacatggttgtagcattgagatccaagcccaagatcaatcgagtcaataacatgtggagagagttcctactttctgaactcccacgctttcggatattcaaatgctctccctgaccagggataagagcaatgaggcacacccctcatctcctttcatctgcttcaccttagcctctcaatggcaaggttaagagcacctgcgaccctattccagttggcttcaatgcctaaacccttttgtatgagcctctttgtttggctatagtgtgtgctgattgacttcattgattgcttgattgtttcatatgcacatgtttgcttgtatgctctatgcatttatcatcattaattgctcatcaatgcataatcatctcatttgtctttgtgacattatcattgttgtttacccattgaggacaattgtaagaccattcattggctattgctcctatgatatggaagtgagtataagaccatcaccttggccactcatcttatctttgcttgatgcatttgtttgattgtgaggatgcaattgtaagtccctgtaagttggcatttgctttcctgtgatcctgttttgctttgtttgtttgtatgtgaggatacaactgtaagtccctgcaagttggcatttgtattcctaggaccatactgtggaggttagagtaagcccagatagattggcatatgacgtccatgttttgcttttctttgtttatgtgaggttgcaattgtaagtccctgtaagttggcatttgcttttcctaggatcatatgttggatattggtataagtccagacagattggcatccggtatccaagtttcattttgttaggagattagtgtaagtccattgagtggcatctgatatccagttttgttttaggggattggtgtaaatccatctattggtatccgacatccgctttttgtttgtgagattggagtaagaccattgagtggcatccggtatcatttgcttgcttatattattattgcccattccaaaggacacacttgaatcattccctatatgatctcaagaagtgaaccttctaagaagttttacaatccatttccatccattcattcccattgtgtcctaaaccttttcacactttgatttcaaacttgacatagatattgtgcaaacttcttcatgtttttcaaactaaaaacctggaccccaagtccttgacttttttcaaactcatttcataatacttctttgaatcaatcttaatcatactttgactccactttcataatcacaatcaattaacctcactcattcacttgttttggctttgtccattgttaatcttttcatgcattagccataggtttcaattatctttgtggttgatgtaaatcttgcctatccttagtgagtcgacagtaagacttccgtactgaaaacagggctaatccctctagtacgtcgaagctatcctcgcatggtggatgttggttttggttgagttttctcccattgataatgaaaagcctcagtgctattgtttaaaactgaatccaccaacttttggaaatcttttagccgaactacggcattttgatccttacctttgatggaaggtacgtaggcagcgggttcatccgttcgaacacaaaaataataaaattgtatattcttttctcatcatcccaatcatgtttgcacaatgtttatgtcataacaaataacaatcttttacaacaagtgtgaaaagggctccctaggagtacctaggacgtagtgggtgcctaacaccttcccattacgtaatttaccccttacccagactctctgatctttttattagttttctacgtgtaaaacttcttaggcttttgttccctttttagccagtcctttggataaataaaagtgcggtggcgactcgaaaatcattgtatctcttgcttatgatttaatcgatagatcatatagcgacgaatacaccgctacacatacatacatatgggcttattcctttaagatctGAGATGTTATAGCCTAGAGCTGTAGGGTATTTTCTTAAGACATGTGTAATTTCTTAGTTTCTATCTGTCCTAAGTCtgcgttgactattactggtctttcAAGCTCTATGTCTAGGAATTCATACCTTAAATATTTGGGTAATGTTTTAAGTTCTACATCAGGTTTCTTTGGGCAGGGCATAATATTAGGAGTTTGTGCTAAACATTCCCTTAGATTGTGATCTACATATGGCTCACGCAAATTTTCTTCTTCAGATATAGGAGTTGTTGGAATCCTTAGTACTTTAGTGTACTTAGATTGCTCCACCTCCATTTCTCTAATTCATTCGTCAATGACGTCTAGGAAATAACACGAATCTTCTAGAGTTGATGCCTTTAAGAACTGTGATAGAATAAATTCAACTTTTTCTTCACCAACCTCAAAGGTTGGCTTTCCTTTCTTCACATCTATGATAGCTCCGGTAGTGGCCAAAAAGGGTCTTCCTAAAATGATAGGGATGTTGAAATCCTCCTTTATGTCCATTATTATAAATTCGGCAGGAATATAAAATTGATCTATGCGAACGAGAACGTTCTCTAGCATACCTATTGGAAATTTAACATAACGGTCAGCTAGTTGAAGAGACATTCTCGTCGGTTTTACTTCTCCTAATTTGAGTCTTTCACATATGGATAAGGGCATTAAACTAACATTGGCTCCTAAGTCtcatagagctttgtctatgacaaactTTTTGATTACGCAAGGTATGGAAAAACTACCTAGATCTTTTAACTTATGAGGCATGTTattttggattatagcgctacactcagcagtaagtgtaacaATCTCACTATCCTCGAGCTTTTTCTTATTGGATAAGATCTCTTTAAGTAACTTAGAACATGAGGGCATTTGTGTAATAGCTTATGTAAAAGGTATAGTGATATTCAGTTGTTTTAAGAGTTCTACTAATTTCTTAAATTGACCTTCATTTTTAAACTTAGcaagtctttgaggataaggtataggtggtttgtatggttatggaggcacataaggtttttctttctctaCGGCCTCTTCGTTTTTGTCTTCCTCTCTGTTATCCTTTTGTTTTTCTGGATGACCATCGGTTGTTACCATTTCAGTTGCTTTACCAGAGTTTTGATacatggctggattttgaagtCTTAGGTCAACTGGTCCGTCTAATTCTGTTCCACTTTGTAGCGTGATAGCGTTAGCATGACCTTTTGGATTTGGTTAAGGTTGAACTGGAAATGCTCCAGTTGGGGTTGTTGTTGCTgcttgttgttgggctacttgagaaatttgggtttctaacattttgttatgggtagccataGCATCAAGCTTACTTGAAATTTGTTTCATCAGCTCACTCGTGTGAGCATTTTGATTAGTGAAATCTTTGTTTTGTTGAACTTGGGCATTCATGAAGTTTTCCATCGTGAGTTCAAGATTTGAATCCTAGGTGCTTCTAGAGTAGTAGGGGCTTATTTCTGATAACCTGGAGGTACAGCAGGTGCTAGGTTTGGTACAAACGAAGCATTGTtgtttttataaaaaaaattcatatgatttctttgtatctctcccaagcgTCGAAAAGAGATTCATTGTCTTTCTGCCTAAATTTGTTGatttgggctcttagcatagCAGTCTTACTTAGTGGGAAATATCGCGCTaagaaaactttcttcaactcatcCCATGTAGTGACAGAGTTGGATGGTAGAGACTAgagccaagctctagctctatctcttaaagaaaaagggaaaagacGTAGTCTTATTGCTTCGGGGGTGACACCATTCACTTTTACTGtgtctgcgtactgcacaaacaTTGATAAATGAAGGTTCAGATCATCTATAGGACTaccagagaattggttctgttgtATGGTTGACAACAACGAAGATTTTAATTCGAAATCGTTTCGTTCAATGGCAGGGGCAACAATGTTGTTGTGTGGTTCCTCCTGCGAAGGAACAACATAATACTCAAGAGGACGGTTTTGTGGTCCTTCATCCATAACTAGTTCGGATTCTGATTTTGGTTTTGGAAAAGGAAGATTGTATTTAATTTGGAAATTGTGAATTCGGCGTTGTAAGTTAATAAAATGCTAGACTTTGTCAACTGGTTGTTCTAGCTCTTCGCGTTATGAGTGAGTGTTTGGCATACAATTAACGGTTTAGAAGggtaaataaaataaaatcctCCTTAGTCTATATTCCGCAACAACAGAATCATAATATTGACTAAATTAGTCCCCAACAAcaacgccaaaaacttgatcgcgtGACTATATAAGTTTGTCTGATTACTATCTGCAAGCGCATAATCTATtgcgtagttttaaaagatatcgaacccacaaggactaataatcaAACTAATGCTATTTATCGATGTTATGTAAAGCTAAGGCAAATGATTTCTTTGATTAAACGAATAAAAACTGAAACTAAAGTTAACTTAGAGAATATgataagagagagagagagagagagagagagagagagagagagagagagagagagagagactgGAATATGGATTCCACACACCTCAGGGACTCTGCAATAGATTGACTTAGACTTATAGTTAAATAGTGTTCAGTAGAAAATATCAGTTTAAAGACTAAAcctcacactctcgcgctattgAATAAAGCCACGCTTCCTAACCATGAGATTTTGCTCTCGCTCGCCCATTTTAATTAAGAAACATATTTTGAAAACTGAACAAGTCTTAATCGATGCCTAAAATGATCTCGTCCACTTTAGGATTGATGCCCCGTTCCTCCTATCTGGTTCGACCCCCACGCTCTCGTAGTGCCAGCTCGAACCTTAATTTATTCTCACTCTCGTAAAAAAACGTATTAATTTTAACTTAGACACAGAAACCAAAACAAAATTTAATAAATTTCTTAAACCAATTTCATTACCGAGTCCCGTCGGAAATGGTGATCCTCATAAATTGGACTCAAACGGTTTAGCTAGACATTAACTTAATTGAAAACAACTTAAACATAGTAATTGCAATCGAAAATACCATGCTTATACACTTATAGTATgataacaataataataaatcAATATAATAAAGAACCTGTAAATACGGGAAAATAAATGCGAGACTGGAAGTAAAAACAGAACTGGAATAACTTCAATTAAAACGAAAAGATTGTTGATCCAAAAGTACAAGCAAATCCTAAAACTAGATCGTGGTAATTGCTCAATCGAGTGACTATCATTTGGAAATATTATTTGTGTTCAAACTAAACCGACATCGCTTTGGCTTTATCTTCGGATATCGAAAACTAGGTACAAGGGTGTCTTGTATAGAGTTACATCACTGTGAAGTgtaacggggtattcgttacctttagatttattgattaaatcaaaagtaaatcatacaattcgagtcgccaccgcacttctatttatccaaaggaaaggttagaaagcgaataaaaaccgagaagttttatcaaatcaaaaaataataaaaatgtcagagatctgggtaaggggattggttatgcaatgggaaggtttaAAGCACTTgaaacatccttagtactctaagggagcccttttttcAAAGTTGTATGGTAagttggtatttgtgaaaatatttgtgcaaacatgattggggagatgagaaaagaatatacaaattatttacaattttgttgtttgaatggataaacccattgcctacgtaccatcacaaaggtaggatcaaaacctcgtagttcggggtaaaaatctcaaaaataagttggtgaattgattggtcaaaagccttaaggtcttttgttatcaaagggagaaaactcaacctaaaccacaatccaccatgtgaggagagcttcaacatactagtgagggatccgCCCTATAAgaagtatggaagacttacagtccaatcactaaggataaggtgaggtttacatcaaccactatgataactcaaacctaatagttaTTGGTCATGAAAAGCTTTTGGCAAAGGTGtccattggaaccacaaaaaaaatatttgagtgagttatatttataaattagaagtattcacaaaatgaagtcaaagttgacttaagattcaattcaaaataattattatgaaaagaggtttgaaaaaatcaaaggcataatgcctaggtttctagttttaaaaaaaacaatgtaaatgtttgcacaaaatgagtttggcttgggttagagtggaaaGAAGGGCTAGTTCCTAAAtatgcaaagatgagagaagagaataaaacccttggagttcctttcttgagatcataaagatgatccaagatgcttatttcctttggacttagcaattaaatcaagcaatcaatcaaacattCAATCAAACTCTTAGGATCTTCCAATTTgcttgtctttctcttaacttggatgcttatGACAATGATCCTTCTAATTAGCTAAAGTttggacaaagagagagtttaggttaggggtcctttcaagtcatcttcaagattaagcattctaaaggcatgaggcctagttgctcttcaatcaattttagcattctaaaggcatgaggcctagttgctcttgaactccattaagcataggtaaggtcctaattctaagtcctttctcctctttgcattgggttcacacaaacaaaaataaaacaagcacaaggcaataatatatttacacaataatgtgctcaagtgagcaaaaggcaaatggcataaacataaacatgagctcaagtgagcaaaggaaaaagacaatatgaatagatgagcaagaaattaaattgcattaaagtaaattgcaagaattaaatgcttgaattaaaagttagtaattagtagttagtgttagtgtgccataaggcaatttagcgttatgttaagcaatcgtaagtggactaatgtagtagtcacacctatctaaggccggtcaataaaactataggcaaataaacacgagttagagatcatgactagtaagccaagctcctacaacttgccatgccaaaagaaaagaagaatgaccttgtatgaatttcaggttctttgcttgaccaagaagcaacctatcttggacacaaagcaattcacttgatctttggtcaagatgaatttgatttggatcaaagaaggttaagtctctcatatgtcaaggctaaccataaatcattatctcattggtcaaaagaaaaagatgaagaaaggagatgaagatagaatgtacaaaatagaaatttaaatgacataaccaaaacacattgattaaacatgaatggaatcaacatcaatcaatggtaaacagaagtgaaatgtagattagaagtcaagaaaggtcaaacatatttttggtattttttggaattaaagtaatgcataaaataaaatgaacaaataaaggtcaaacttcaaattcaattcaaatcaacttggataagtccaattggatcatcagaagtctaacatggtcaaacaaggtttgacaaattttctcaacattttttgaaaaaagaaactaattttaaacaattaaaaatgaagaaaaataacataattggactaaaatctcaaataaatctcaaatcaattaagaaattgatgagaatattttccATAGGCttatcatcatccaaagatgttaagaaaatatttttggcatttttgaatatctaaaagtatttaaaatgaattaaaaacaattaaaaacaaaacaattcacaaaaaatattaaatggaatcataaaaataataaataatcatattatgaaactagaatttaagagaaaatttttgcaattggtctcatatttttgtgattccaaataaagaagttatgaatttttaaaaataaatggaataaaagaaaataaaacagaaattaagaaaataggAAAAATCAGTGAGCGTTGGATCCaaattcattaattgacgtggatcagCCAAAGGCTCTCAGGCGCACGCTCATGATGTTCCCTAGTCAACAACATAACACATTGTATTTAAAAAGGTAAACATAACGCGTGGCCAGGATTAGATCGTGGCTAATGGATCCAAGGGCTATGAGGTCAGCCACGTGTGGACGGTGGTGGAAAtcatcgtcttctccggtgagaatCCAAAATCCGGCCACCAGTTACAGGTTTTGCAACTTTAACCAAACCACACGATCcatataccaaattaaagctggggtgatgtacatcacccatgtaaccttggattgtgctctagatctctatgaaaagagaaatcagagatggaaagTCCAGGTACTTGATCTGAAGTTCAACAATTCACAAAGCTAAAGccaccattggcctgcctctcacatgaggacttcagaaaacaaaacaaacacaagcaatgcacaatattcAAGGAGATTCGAAGAAAAACAGTTATGgtgtaaacctttgaagtgcagcttttaTGAGCTCGATCCAACCAATCttttgcttgcagcttgatcttgatgtatgatatgagagctaggcttaggaattagtgttgataatcaactgatgttgttgaaaatcaaacttgaaaaagagaaatgaaaattcaaattcctttggtgagaggttgggaaATTAATTCAGCAGGGATTCAGGCGCCCTCAAGTTGAGATTTGAGTGAGGCAAACATGCTATTTATAGCCACAGTTGCAAGGAATGTGTGagcaaactcgtgtgcatgagaattgggtcctccatgcatgggcctgtataggcccatgtgaggcccaaaaccaattgaaaatgaatgttgaacatcaaccaagttgaattggacgagcagtttgcaaggcaatggcttatgtatcaagatttaacatgaaatgcataattggccacaattgttctcctcttcgaaaatcCAATTTGTAAAATCCAAAGATAGGTATGTGAGCAATGGTTGaaaaggtcttgacataaggaaaaaaatctatgttgaacaaaaatccatttggtgtttggaaaattgtgaaaactggccatgaagttcaaggtacaaaacatgtatttgaaaaatttgccaaaaaggaccaacttcaaacccttttgtttcaatgatgtaagcctcaaatggaaaaacctccaacaccaaagttgtaaatgttttcaagacaatcaatttggaattaaattttgcataatttggatttttaatgagaaagttatgggcccttgaagttggacattttcgagattcaatggctttggtccaaagtgacctataatgttttgtattatcaaatgtgtttattttaggattatgaaattttgtccaacataaatattaaattagacatcttaaactttccatagaaattggtctcacctcaaaatcataaaaaatgaaggagttaggtccttgggaagttgacccaaaattagggtttcaatcaaaatgacctgtaatgttttgaaatgaatgatgacctgccaagtttcaaatgaatttttgatgaacatgaaagttgttcatatggttcttaagaacattttttatcttgggggTAATCATCATTTGACtaacacatcaaaagttaggtctcagtggatttcaatttagtcaaatgaattgactaatcaacttctcaagtccaaactttaaatcttgatgaatgaatgatggAGAGGCCTCtcataggctcatatatgcataaaatgatgaatgaaataacttcccttgattggatttgatcatatattgaggttgcttcatgagcaaggcacagtcaatgcacagatgaattagggtttccttgggaaagAAACCTCAAGACcccttggtttatcttgatcaaattgacaaattaagatacttgggagacagatatgatgattgagagctttgttaaccattttcatgcttgcttttATCTTCATGTAGCCATTTATTTGAGTATAGGGGCCTcataggagccttggatcacatgactgcttgagcttcaaaacaaaacaagttagtgacatatttttgtgtttttggttagtaaacaaaataagaaaagcaataatatataattcaagcacgcttggtggtctcaaaccaactcacacaagtcccaacccaagggttaaggagccaagatgatatgatccttgaggcaaatgcaaatgagcaatgttatgatgccatgagggatcttagggtcaaaattagggtcttacagatgcccctatttaaggtcattctagccagagatatgaaggttaaaatcttcgtctcgacgaggtagaatgggcttaaataataacaaagagacgaattttggtccctaagagacctcatgatgaagatgtatgtatgcaaaagttaatactctgtggggatatatgaCCACAAAGGAGAAAAGAAATCAGGCGAAACGGAAAGTCCGCGGGGGTATAAtacattccataaggaaaactcactgagaGACAGAGACTCcaagggaataaaatgcgtgagcaggtcacgacttgaaacttgcttGGAGACAAGaggggattccatgaaaataaatcaatggaa is a window of Lathyrus oleraceus cultivar Zhongwan6 chromosome 6, CAAS_Psat_ZW6_1.0, whole genome shotgun sequence DNA encoding:
- the LOC127094165 gene encoding uncharacterized protein LOC127094165 — protein: MYQNSGKATEMVTTDGHPEKQKDNREEDKNEEAVEKEKPYLLKEILSNKKKLEDSEIVTLTAECSAIIQNNMPHKLKDLGMLENVLVRIDQFYIPAEFIIMDIKEDFNIPIILGRPFLATTGAIIDVKKGKPTFEVGEEKVEFILSQFLKASTLEDSCYFLDVIDE